A genome region from Labilibaculum antarcticum includes the following:
- the lon gene encoding endopeptidase La, with product MSRKIEINISDMALTNMMDEDSDFIPIITDEDESALDELVVPDSLPILPLRNTVLFPGVVIPISVGREKSLKLVREVYSNKGMLGAATQMDLSVEDPSFEDIHKIGTVAQIIKILEMPDGSTTVILQGKKRFELQEMISEEPYHIAKIKTLKDIRPENEDNEFKALISSVKDMAVKVIKLSPHIPNEASFAIKNIEGSSFLVNFISSNSEIKHNQKQKLLEIDEIGGRAMKLLELLVREVQVLELKDDIQTKVKTDMDQQQREYLLHQQMKTIQDELGGGQNDQDAEELEEKAQTKKWTDEVAAVFEKELNKLQRLNPASAEYSVQLNYLEELLDLPWSEYTKDNFDLKRAQKVLDEDHFGLEIVKDRIIEHLAVLKLKGDLKSPILCLYGPPGVGKTSLGKSIARALDRKYVRMSLGGLHDESEIRGHRKTYIGAMPGRIIQGMKKAGSSNPVFILDEIDKVSNDFRGDPSSALLEVLDPEQNSAFHDNFLDVDYDLSNVMFVATANNVGAISAPLRDRMEMIDVSGYIQEEKVQIAKSHLVPKQMENHGITAKNIKLSKEVIAEIIDKYTRESGVRALDQRIAKVMRRVARKVAMEDEYDINIKPEDLKELLGSPIFNRDKYQGNEYAGVVTGLAWTSVGGEILFIESSLSAGKGKLTLTGNLGDVMKESALLAQEYLRAHCDKLNIKKESFEEWNLHVHVPEGAIPKDGPSAGVTMVTAMASIFTQRKVKKNLAMTGEITLRGKVLPVGGIKEKILAAKRAGIKEIILCNQNRKDIEEIKDIYLKGLKFHYVNEIMEVLDIALMKQKVDNPIKI from the coding sequence ATGAGTAGAAAGATAGAAATCAATATAAGTGATATGGCCTTAACGAATATGATGGACGAGGATTCAGATTTTATTCCAATTATAACTGATGAGGATGAAAGTGCGTTGGATGAACTGGTTGTACCTGATAGTTTGCCGATTTTGCCTCTTCGAAATACTGTACTTTTTCCTGGAGTCGTGATTCCAATTTCGGTTGGAAGAGAAAAGTCGTTGAAATTAGTTCGTGAGGTATATAGTAACAAAGGAATGCTTGGTGCGGCCACTCAAATGGATTTGAGTGTTGAAGACCCAAGCTTTGAAGACATACATAAAATTGGAACTGTTGCACAAATCATTAAAATCCTTGAAATGCCTGATGGTTCTACCACAGTTATTTTACAGGGCAAGAAGAGGTTTGAGTTGCAGGAAATGATTTCAGAGGAACCTTATCACATTGCTAAAATAAAGACTTTAAAAGATATTCGTCCTGAGAATGAAGATAATGAGTTTAAGGCTCTTATTTCTTCAGTGAAGGATATGGCTGTTAAAGTGATTAAACTGTCTCCACACATTCCTAATGAGGCTAGTTTTGCCATTAAGAATATTGAAGGATCTTCATTTTTAGTCAATTTTATTTCAAGTAATTCTGAGATCAAACACAATCAAAAGCAAAAATTGCTCGAGATTGATGAGATTGGTGGAAGAGCAATGAAACTTTTGGAATTATTGGTTCGTGAAGTTCAGGTGCTGGAGTTAAAGGATGATATTCAGACGAAGGTGAAAACTGATATGGATCAGCAGCAAAGAGAATATTTGTTGCACCAGCAAATGAAAACCATTCAGGATGAACTGGGCGGTGGTCAAAATGATCAGGATGCAGAGGAGTTGGAAGAAAAGGCACAAACTAAAAAATGGACCGACGAAGTTGCTGCAGTTTTTGAAAAGGAATTGAATAAACTTCAACGTTTGAATCCTGCCTCGGCAGAATATTCGGTGCAGTTAAACTATTTAGAGGAACTGCTGGATTTACCTTGGAGCGAATACACCAAAGATAATTTTGATCTGAAAAGAGCTCAAAAAGTTCTGGATGAGGATCACTTTGGATTAGAAATAGTAAAAGACAGAATTATTGAGCATTTGGCTGTATTAAAACTGAAAGGGGATTTAAAATCACCGATTTTGTGTTTGTATGGACCTCCGGGGGTTGGTAAAACATCTTTGGGGAAATCAATTGCGAGAGCTTTGGATCGGAAATATGTCAGAATGTCCTTAGGTGGTTTGCACGATGAGTCAGAGATTCGGGGTCACAGAAAGACATATATTGGTGCAATGCCGGGAAGAATTATTCAGGGAATGAAAAAGGCTGGTTCTTCTAATCCTGTTTTTATTTTGGATGAGATTGATAAAGTAAGTAATGATTTTAGAGGAGATCCATCTTCTGCATTGCTTGAGGTTCTGGATCCTGAACAGAATAGTGCGTTTCATGATAACTTTTTGGATGTAGATTACGATTTGTCGAATGTGATGTTTGTTGCAACGGCTAATAATGTGGGTGCAATTTCAGCTCCCCTTCGCGATCGTATGGAAATGATTGACGTTAGCGGTTACATTCAGGAGGAGAAAGTTCAGATTGCCAAGAGTCATTTGGTTCCGAAGCAAATGGAGAATCATGGAATTACAGCGAAGAACATTAAACTTTCGAAGGAAGTAATTGCTGAAATTATCGATAAGTATACTCGTGAGTCGGGTGTGAGAGCATTGGATCAACGAATTGCTAAGGTGATGAGACGTGTTGCGCGTAAGGTGGCAATGGAAGATGAGTACGATATTAATATTAAGCCTGAGGATTTGAAAGAGCTTTTAGGCTCACCAATATTTAATCGGGATAAATATCAAGGGAACGAATATGCAGGTGTCGTTACGGGCTTAGCCTGGACTTCAGTGGGTGGAGAAATTTTATTCATCGAATCAAGTTTATCTGCCGGCAAAGGGAAATTGACTCTTACTGGTAACTTGGGTGATGTAATGAAAGAATCAGCCTTATTAGCACAGGAATATTTAAGAGCTCATTGCGATAAATTAAATATCAAAAAGGAATCTTTTGAGGAATGGAATCTTCACGTACACGTTCCTGAAGGCGCGATTCCTAAAGATGGTCCTTCGGCTGGTGTGACGATGGTTACTGCAATGGCATCCATTTTTACTCAACGTAAAGTGAAGAAAAATTTAGCCATGACTGGTGAAATTACGCTTCGAGGAAAAGTATTGCCGGTAGGTGGTATCAAAGAAAAGATCCTTGCGGCTAAACGAGCCGGAATTAAAGAGATTATTCTTTGTAATCAGAATAGAAAAGACATTGAAGAGATTAAGGATATTTATTTAAAAGGCCTGAAATTTCACTATGTTAATGAAATTATGGAAGTTTTGGATATTGCCTTGATGAAACAAAAGGTAGACAACCCAATAAAAATATAA
- a CDS encoding DNA alkylation repair protein — MDFFIDSNETEDLFQEIFKKIQILRNGETHHEMKKFGLNYPKALGATIVNLREIGNAYEQNHLLAHKLWTKGFRESKIVATLLEEPAKVTEEQLDRWFAEMDSNELLEQASMNLFQYLPAINELIETWMKSGIRAKQVCAVMVAGRLALDKKEENEQLFLNFINLLPRHFEDAYFLSQVKRALGKIARRGEVVVAKVVALVSELKAEDEDWKEIWDDLQYELNL; from the coding sequence ATGGATTTTTTTATCGATAGTAATGAAACTGAGGATTTGTTTCAGGAAATTTTCAAGAAAATACAAATTCTTCGCAATGGTGAGACCCACCATGAAATGAAAAAATTTGGATTAAACTACCCAAAAGCATTAGGCGCAACAATTGTAAATTTGCGCGAAATTGGGAATGCTTATGAGCAGAATCATCTTTTAGCACATAAATTGTGGACGAAAGGATTTAGAGAGTCGAAAATAGTGGCGACACTTCTCGAAGAACCTGCAAAAGTGACCGAAGAGCAGTTGGATAGATGGTTTGCCGAGATGGATTCGAATGAACTGCTGGAACAGGCAAGTATGAATTTGTTTCAGTATCTTCCTGCTATAAACGAGTTGATCGAAACTTGGATGAAAAGTGGCATTCGTGCCAAACAAGTTTGTGCAGTTATGGTTGCAGGCCGTTTGGCATTGGATAAGAAAGAGGAGAATGAGCAACTGTTTCTGAATTTTATCAACTTGCTTCCTAGGCATTTTGAGGATGCTTACTTTTTGAGTCAGGTGAAAAGAGCACTAGGGAAGATTGCAAGAAGAGGTGAAGTTGTTGTGGCTAAAGTTGTTGCTTTGGTTTCTGAATTAAAGGCAGAGGATGAGGATTGGAAAGAGATTTGGGATGATCTTCAGTATGAACTTAACTTGTAG
- a CDS encoding Bax inhibitor-1/YccA family protein: protein MGYTKSSNPVLSEKIFSASRSGSYSEAMTVSGTVNKVALLLFFLVAAASYTWGLYNDSMDSSVVMPWLIGGAIVGLILAVVTAFKPVWSPYTAPFYALAEGLMLGGFSAMMNASYPGIVVQAVGLTFATLFAMLFAYKSGLIKATEKFKSGVIAATGGIFVFYMLNWILGMFGIGLNIANGSGLLSIGISLFIVVIAALNLVLDFDFIEKGAESGAPKYMEWYGAFGLMVTLVWLYVELLRLLSKLARR from the coding sequence ATGGGATATACAAAAAGTTCAAATCCTGTTCTAAGCGAAAAAATTTTTAGCGCTTCAAGAAGTGGATCGTACAGCGAAGCAATGACGGTAAGCGGAACCGTTAACAAAGTTGCTTTGTTATTGTTTTTTCTGGTAGCTGCAGCAAGTTACACTTGGGGATTATACAATGATTCGATGGATTCATCAGTGGTGATGCCATGGTTAATAGGTGGAGCCATTGTGGGCTTAATTCTTGCGGTGGTTACTGCTTTTAAACCGGTTTGGTCGCCTTATACAGCTCCTTTTTATGCTTTAGCAGAAGGGTTAATGTTGGGCGGTTTTTCGGCAATGATGAATGCTAGTTATCCAGGTATTGTGGTACAGGCAGTTGGCTTAACATTCGCAACTTTGTTTGCAATGCTTTTTGCCTATAAATCAGGATTAATTAAGGCAACCGAGAAATTTAAGTCTGGTGTTATTGCTGCTACAGGTGGTATTTTTGTATTCTACATGCTAAACTGGATTTTGGGAATGTTTGGCATTGGCTTAAACATCGCAAATGGTTCGGGTTTACTAAGTATTGGAATTAGCCTGTTTATAGTTGTTATAGCTGCACTTAATTTAGTTCTGGATTTCGATTTTATTGAAAAAGGAGCTGAATCCGGAGCTCCAAAATACATGGAGTGGTATGGTGCATTTGGGCTAATGGTAACATTAGTTTGGTTGTATGTTGAGTTGTTGAGATTGCTATCGAAATTGGCAAGACGATAA
- a CDS encoding type B 50S ribosomal protein L31 translates to MKQGIHPENYRLVAFKDMSNDTVFLAKSTANSKETIEFEGVEYPVLKLEISNTSHPFYTGKMTLVDTAGRVDKFMTRYKKHMDGNKK, encoded by the coding sequence ATGAAACAAGGAATACATCCGGAAAATTACCGTCTTGTAGCTTTTAAAGACATGTCAAATGACACAGTCTTTCTTGCAAAGTCGACAGCAAATTCTAAAGAAACTATTGAGTTTGAAGGTGTTGAGTACCCAGTGCTTAAATTAGAGATCTCTAACACATCTCACCCTTTCTATACAGGTAAGATGACATTAGTAGATACTGCTGGTCGTGTTGATAAGTTTATGACTCGTTACAAGAAACACATGGACGGTAACAAAAAGTAA
- a CDS encoding GlmU family protein, with protein sequence MNYIFFDDGAWNDLRPLTFTRPVCEIRIGILTIREKWEKYLSASFSYYTQDYLSVKYPKLIQEQNILINGSVLPNKELKEAVLNLKEGEYLSKEGVVLAANFLAKDIDLVNSEEIVGKTKIEFGQDVVRIAKPYDIFESNDQALRADFELLTKGKKSQAISDTVNVLGRENIFLEEGVKIEFATLNATDGPIYIGKDAVIMEGCLVRGPLAMCEHAELKMGAKVYGATTLGPYCKCGGELNNVVLFGYSSKAHDGFLGNAVLGEWCNIGADTNNSNLKNNYSEVKLWSYSSESFEKTGLQFCGTIMGDHSKLGINTMLNTGTVIGVSSNVFGAGFPRNFIPSFAMGGNHGFKEYRLNVTFEVAALVMQRRALKFDEVEKDILTKVFEMTKEYRKSF encoded by the coding sequence ATGAACTATATTTTTTTTGATGATGGAGCATGGAATGATCTACGTCCGCTCACATTTACTCGTCCTGTATGCGAAATTCGAATTGGTATTTTAACCATTCGCGAAAAGTGGGAAAAATACCTGTCTGCAAGCTTTAGTTATTATACTCAGGATTACTTATCTGTAAAATATCCAAAGCTGATTCAGGAACAAAATATACTAATTAATGGTTCTGTTCTTCCTAATAAGGAGTTGAAAGAAGCAGTTTTGAATTTAAAAGAGGGTGAATATCTTTCAAAAGAGGGAGTGGTTCTAGCTGCTAATTTTTTGGCCAAAGATATTGATTTAGTCAATAGTGAAGAGATTGTTGGAAAAACGAAGATTGAGTTTGGGCAGGATGTTGTTCGAATTGCGAAGCCGTACGATATATTCGAAAGTAATGATCAGGCGCTACGTGCGGATTTTGAATTGCTGACCAAAGGGAAAAAGTCGCAGGCAATTAGCGATACGGTAAATGTTCTGGGTCGGGAAAATATTTTTCTTGAAGAAGGCGTAAAAATAGAATTTGCAACACTGAATGCCACTGATGGTCCAATTTATATTGGAAAAGATGCTGTTATTATGGAAGGATGTCTTGTTCGCGGTCCATTAGCGATGTGTGAGCATGCAGAGCTTAAAATGGGTGCTAAAGTTTATGGCGCAACTACATTGGGGCCATATTGCAAATGTGGTGGAGAATTGAATAATGTTGTTCTGTTTGGATATTCAAGTAAGGCGCATGATGGGTTTTTAGGAAATGCAGTTTTGGGTGAATGGTGTAATATTGGCGCAGATACGAATAATTCCAACCTTAAAAATAATTATTCAGAAGTGAAATTGTGGAGTTACTCAAGTGAAAGCTTTGAAAAAACAGGCTTGCAGTTTTGTGGTACCATTATGGGAGATCATTCTAAATTAGGGATTAATACCATGTTGAATACAGGTACTGTTATTGGTGTTAGTTCGAATGTGTTTGGGGCTGGATTTCCTCGCAATTTTATTCCGTCTTTTGCTATGGGAGGTAACCATGGTTTTAAAGAATACCGTTTAAATGTCACTTTCGAAGTTGCTGCCTTGGTAATGCAACGAAGAGCTTTGAAATTTGATGAGGTAGAAAAGGATATTTTAACAAAAGTATTTGAAATGACGAAAGAGTATCGAAAGTCATTTTAA
- a CDS encoding GNAT family N-acetyltransferase, translating to MRIVEVLDQKHRKDFLDIARIIYKNDSNYACPFDAEIEGVFDPKENSFFKHGEATRWILINGEGKLIGRIAAFINTNKAFSFDQPTGGCGFFECINDKKAAFLLFDTAKQWLTVRGMEAMDGPVNFGENDNHWGLLVEGFIPQGYGMPYHQKYYKAFFEDYGFKVFFEQYSYHLDRTKPFPERFWKIAEWIAKKPGFTFEHFTFENSEKYIQDLIAIYDEAWQFHDNFSPIDPDDIRKMARDGKGVIDEEFIWFAYHEGKPIAFFVMMPDVNQILVKMDGKFNFWNKLKFLYHLKTKTITRARITIMGVVPKYQRFGVESAIFWHMEKVLEHKTHYKEVELSWVGDFNPKMISIYESVGGVKMKTHFTYRLLFDPTKPFKRTPIIPLENRGSKAKEKKVKERG from the coding sequence GTGAGGATAGTTGAAGTTTTAGATCAGAAACATAGAAAAGATTTTTTAGATATTGCCAGAATCATTTATAAGAATGACTCTAATTATGCCTGTCCATTTGATGCAGAGATTGAAGGAGTCTTTGATCCGAAAGAAAATTCTTTTTTTAAACACGGAGAGGCGACTCGTTGGATTTTAATAAATGGGGAAGGAAAATTAATTGGAAGGATTGCTGCATTTATTAATACGAATAAAGCTTTTTCGTTTGATCAGCCTACGGGCGGGTGTGGTTTTTTCGAATGCATAAATGACAAAAAGGCAGCATTTCTTTTGTTTGATACAGCCAAGCAGTGGTTAACAGTCCGTGGTATGGAGGCCATGGATGGTCCTGTGAATTTTGGCGAAAATGATAATCACTGGGGGCTTTTGGTTGAAGGTTTTATTCCTCAGGGATATGGAATGCCCTACCATCAGAAATATTACAAAGCGTTTTTTGAGGACTATGGTTTTAAAGTGTTTTTTGAGCAGTATAGCTATCACCTTGACAGAACCAAGCCTTTTCCTGAGAGATTTTGGAAAATTGCTGAATGGATAGCAAAAAAACCGGGATTTACCTTTGAGCACTTTACGTTTGAAAATTCTGAAAAATACATTCAGGATTTAATTGCGATATACGATGAAGCATGGCAATTTCATGATAATTTTTCGCCGATTGATCCTGATGATATTCGTAAAATGGCTCGTGATGGAAAAGGAGTAATCGACGAAGAATTCATTTGGTTCGCCTATCACGAAGGAAAACCAATCGCATTTTTTGTGATGATGCCGGATGTCAATCAGATATTAGTAAAGATGGATGGGAAATTTAATTTCTGGAACAAGCTGAAATTTTTATACCATTTAAAAACGAAAACAATAACCCGTGCCCGGATTACAATTATGGGTGTGGTTCCTAAATATCAGCGCTTTGGTGTTGAATCGGCTATTTTTTGGCATATGGAAAAGGTGTTAGAGCATAAAACTCATTATAAAGAAGTTGAACTTTCGTGGGTAGGAGACTTTAATCCGAAGATGATTTCGATTTACGAGTCGGTTGGAGGAGTGAAAATGAAGACGCATTTTACCTATCGTCTGCTTTTTGACCCTACAAAACCTTTTAAACGGACACCGATAATCCCTCTGGAAAACAGAGGGAGTAAGGCGAAGGAGAAAAAAGTAAAGGAAAGAGGATAA